A region of uncultured Draconibacterium sp. DNA encodes the following proteins:
- a CDS encoding amidohydrolase family protein, with the protein MRKIAATYVFPGTTSPIKNGILVCDDEGTIIDILDRGNSFREEAGVEFYSGILAPGFVNAHCHLEFSHLHNKIEKHIGFSGFLEKINQLRNEPADKEKAMQIADRKMWAAGIAAVGDVSNSGLSQSVKQKSKNHYHTFVEVFDLHPSRADRAFSKAQEVLESFKKAKLSASIVPHSPYSVSFELLRKVLQEAQKNGGLFSIHNQESKAETEFFLSGQGDIYRHFSDNLKLNTSHWKPTGKSSLQSILDYLPKENKLLLVHNTQTRKEDIEALKQHRSLDNTCFVLCPNSNLFIENGLPPVNLFREEKLQICLGTDSLASNSELSILLEMLSIQQNFPDVSLEELLSWACINGAKALNIDDSFGSFDKGKKPGVNLINGIDFKTMKLTPKAKVKRLI; encoded by the coding sequence GTGAGAAAAATCGCCGCCACATACGTCTTCCCCGGAACAACTTCGCCAATAAAAAACGGAATTCTAGTTTGCGACGATGAAGGAACAATAATCGACATCCTCGATCGGGGCAATTCATTCCGTGAAGAAGCCGGCGTGGAGTTTTACAGCGGTATTTTGGCTCCCGGATTTGTAAACGCCCATTGTCATTTAGAGTTTTCGCATCTCCACAACAAAATAGAAAAACACATAGGTTTTAGCGGTTTTCTCGAAAAGATAAACCAGTTAAGAAATGAACCGGCCGACAAAGAAAAGGCCATGCAAATTGCCGACCGAAAAATGTGGGCAGCAGGAATTGCAGCTGTTGGTGATGTTTCCAACTCTGGCCTCTCACAATCGGTAAAACAAAAAAGTAAAAACCACTACCATACTTTTGTTGAAGTTTTCGACTTACATCCGTCGCGGGCGGACCGTGCTTTTTCCAAAGCACAAGAAGTACTTGAATCGTTTAAAAAAGCAAAGCTTTCGGCTTCCATCGTTCCGCACTCGCCGTATTCCGTTTCGTTTGAATTGCTTCGGAAGGTTCTTCAAGAGGCTCAGAAAAACGGAGGGCTGTTCTCCATCCACAACCAGGAAAGCAAGGCAGAAACAGAGTTCTTTTTATCTGGACAAGGTGATATTTACAGGCATTTCAGCGATAATTTAAAGCTGAATACCTCACACTGGAAACCTACCGGAAAATCGTCGTTGCAATCCATTCTTGACTATCTGCCAAAAGAAAATAAGTTGCTTTTGGTGCACAACACACAAACCCGAAAAGAGGATATTGAGGCACTTAAACAACACCGCAGCCTCGATAATACCTGTTTTGTTTTGTGTCCTAACTCCAACCTTTTTATTGAAAATGGGCTGCCGCCAGTGAATCTTTTCCGGGAAGAGAAGCTGCAAATCTGTTTGGGAACTGATAGTTTGGCATCGAATTCCGAACTTTCAATTCTGCTGGAAATGCTCTCCATTCAGCAGAATTTCCCTGATGTTTCGCTGGAAGAATTACTTTCGTGGGCCTGCATAAATGGGGCAAAAGCATTAAACATTGATGACTCATTTGGATCGTTCGATAAAGGTAAAAAACCCGGTGTAAACCTGATTAACGGCATCGATTTTAAAACCATGAAACTGACCCCGAAAGCAAAAGTTAAAAGGCTGATTTAG
- the dusB gene encoding tRNA dihydrouridine synthase DusB → MMKIGKIKLEGTPLFLAPMEDVTYKSFRMMCKKFGADVMYTEFVSSEALVRDIEKTKQKMHLFEFDRPVAIQIYGHNIDSMVRAAQVAEEFEPDFIDINYGCPMKKIVRHGAGSALLKDVDKMQKMTAEIVKAVKTPVTAKTRLGWSARNLPIVEVAERLQDAGIQALAIHGRTREQLYTGEADWTLIGEVKNNPKIQIPIIGNGDINSGKKAKQLLDATGVDALMIGRGAIGRPWLFREVKHYLQTGEELPQPTVNEVVETLKEQLRLNLEWRDNERSGILMMRRHFAKYFPGLPNFRELKIQLLRAETNDEVHAILEQITEQYGAFQLDFSTASLK, encoded by the coding sequence ATGATGAAGATTGGTAAAATAAAACTGGAGGGCACTCCCCTTTTTCTGGCACCGATGGAAGATGTCACCTACAAGTCGTTTAGGATGATGTGCAAAAAATTTGGTGCCGATGTAATGTACACCGAGTTTGTATCGTCGGAGGCACTGGTGCGTGATATTGAGAAGACCAAACAAAAAATGCACTTGTTTGAATTCGACCGCCCGGTAGCGATACAAATCTACGGGCACAATATCGATTCAATGGTGCGTGCAGCGCAGGTAGCTGAAGAATTTGAGCCCGATTTTATCGACATCAATTACGGTTGCCCCATGAAAAAGATCGTGCGCCACGGCGCAGGTTCGGCCCTATTAAAGGACGTGGACAAAATGCAGAAGATGACTGCCGAAATTGTAAAGGCCGTTAAAACACCGGTTACCGCAAAAACACGCCTGGGCTGGTCGGCCAGGAATCTGCCCATTGTTGAGGTGGCCGAACGATTGCAGGATGCCGGAATTCAGGCACTGGCCATTCACGGACGTACACGCGAACAATTATATACCGGCGAAGCCGACTGGACATTGATTGGAGAAGTAAAAAACAATCCGAAAATTCAAATACCAATTATCGGCAACGGCGATATCAACAGCGGTAAAAAAGCCAAACAATTGCTTGATGCAACGGGAGTAGATGCGCTGATGATCGGGCGCGGAGCTATTGGCAGGCCATGGTTATTTCGTGAGGTAAAACATTACCTGCAAACCGGGGAAGAACTTCCACAACCTACCGTTAACGAAGTAGTGGAAACATTAAAAGAACAACTCCGGCTAAACCTCGAGTGGCGCGACAATGAACGGTCGGGGATTTTAATGATGCGTCGTCATTTTGCCAAATATTTCCCGGGACTGCCAAATTTCAGGGAACTAAAGATTCAATTGCTGCGTGCCGAAACAAACGACGAGGTACACGCAATTCTTGAACAAATTACCGAACAATACGGTGCCTTTCAACTCGATTTTTCAACGGCCAGCTTAAAATAA
- a CDS encoding DUF1232 domain-containing protein, with amino-acid sequence MDNRYSKYFSEQSLWDKLKNFGKTAGAKVVYAVLLLYYTFEDKGVGLKTKLSIAAALGYFILPTDAIVDLTPIIGFSDDLGVLLFTLSAVAGSITPEIKAKAREKLNEWFGEIDPTELQDIDKKTF; translated from the coding sequence ATGGACAACAGGTATTCAAAATATTTCTCCGAACAATCGCTGTGGGACAAGCTTAAGAATTTTGGTAAAACTGCCGGAGCAAAAGTTGTTTATGCCGTGTTATTGTTGTACTACACTTTCGAAGACAAAGGTGTTGGCTTAAAAACCAAACTCAGCATTGCCGCCGCACTGGGTTATTTTATTCTACCCACCGATGCCATTGTTGACCTGACCCCCATAATTGGTTTTAGCGACGACCTGGGCGTACTGCTTTTTACCCTCTCGGCAGTGGCAGGCAGCATTACCCCCGAAATTAAAGCCAAAGCGCGCGAAAAACTTAATGAGTGGTTTGGCGAAATCGACCCTACAGAACTTCAGGACATTGATAAAAAGACTTTTTAA